In a genomic window of Candidatus Dadabacteria bacterium:
- a CDS encoding BamA/TamA family outer membrane protein, translating to MEMDRTISSFSDHRCFPCEFPCVPRHFVFFLSGLLFLLAFFSLPQGVIAQESERDETVFISGIKIKGLKDIKVEKIKDAMITPFPSRKFWKDPPEFNEQFLEDDIKRIEQVLREHGYYGSTVTHTLDFRDGDRKVDIEITVDQGDPVIVKTLSVMVLGDEPDDYVSDVAKVILLEEGKPFSQINYQKSKVLITELFSEGGYPLADVKSEAIVSLRSREVNVEFIIDPGREYYFGDVIFKGNSNIATRLLEREIEHEKGDLFSLSRTQKSRANIFETGLFNSVIVDTDYDEEKLEVQTTYSVTERKLGTIKFGVGYATEDNLRAQLSWNQRNFLNGGKTLQVTSSYSSLTRGLMAELDKPHLIGKNSSLAFLLDVRRDDFPGYEGLSFDFNSTASKEFFDHLTVFSSINVVYADIESQVLRTPIESARDSVFITLLDLGVEYDLTDSLINPTRGMRLFLFMEKPLQIISSNRTDYLKFLAELRYYKNVSGIVLGKRLTIGNISTIGDTEMFDVPIFKRFFAGGSASMRGYSFQHLSPLNPDRDPLGGNSMVVGNAEIRFGLFSRLGGVIFFDYGNVYSDSFGFSAFDLKYAAGAGLRYNTIIGPIRADFGYLLNPDGEERNERFKIFISIGQAF from the coding sequence ATGGAAATGGATCGTACCATATCTTCTTTTTCTGACCACAGATGCTTTCCGTGTGAATTTCCCTGCGTGCCTAGGCACTTTGTTTTTTTTCTTTCAGGGCTTCTTTTTCTTCTTGCGTTTTTCTCCCTGCCCCAGGGAGTTATAGCCCAGGAATCGGAGAGAGACGAAACGGTATTTATTTCCGGAATCAAGATAAAGGGGCTAAAGGATATAAAAGTCGAGAAGATAAAGGATGCTATGATTACACCTTTTCCCTCGAGAAAATTCTGGAAAGATCCCCCCGAATTCAACGAGCAATTTCTTGAGGACGATATAAAAAGAATAGAACAGGTTCTAAGGGAACATGGCTATTACGGCTCGACCGTAACCCATACCCTGGATTTCCGGGATGGAGACCGAAAGGTTGATATAGAAATAACCGTGGACCAGGGAGACCCAGTAATAGTGAAGACTCTGAGCGTAATGGTTCTCGGGGACGAACCGGACGATTACGTCTCCGATGTCGCCAAGGTGATCCTTCTTGAGGAGGGGAAACCCTTTTCGCAGATAAACTACCAGAAATCAAAAGTTCTTATCACGGAACTGTTTTCCGAAGGGGGCTATCCTTTGGCGGATGTAAAATCCGAAGCGATTGTAAGCCTGAGGAGCAGAGAGGTTAATGTTGAATTTATCATTGATCCGGGTCGGGAATATTATTTCGGCGACGTGATATTCAAGGGGAATTCCAATATTGCCACCAGACTTCTTGAGCGTGAGATAGAGCATGAAAAAGGAGATCTGTTTTCCCTCTCGAGAACCCAGAAATCACGGGCGAATATTTTTGAAACGGGACTTTTTAATTCCGTCATAGTGGATACTGATTACGACGAGGAGAAACTTGAGGTTCAGACGACATACAGCGTCACGGAGAGGAAACTCGGAACGATAAAGTTCGGTGTGGGGTATGCTACGGAGGACAATCTGAGGGCGCAGCTGTCCTGGAACCAGAGGAATTTTCTCAACGGCGGAAAGACCCTCCAGGTTACTTCCAGTTATTCATCCCTGACGCGCGGTTTGATGGCTGAACTCGATAAGCCTCACCTGATCGGCAAAAATTCCAGCCTCGCTTTTCTGCTTGATGTGAGAAGAGATGATTTTCCGGGTTACGAAGGCTTGAGTTTCGATTTTAACAGCACCGCGTCCAAGGAATTTTTTGACCATCTTACGGTTTTCAGCTCCATAAACGTTGTATATGCGGATATAGAGTCTCAGGTGCTGAGAACACCGATTGAAAGTGCCCGTGACAGCGTGTTCATAACGCTTCTTGATCTGGGAGTTGAGTATGATCTGACTGACAGCCTCATAAATCCTACCAGGGGAATGCGGCTGTTTTTGTTCATGGAGAAGCCACTTCAGATTATCAGTTCCAACCGTACCGATTACCTGAAATTCCTTGCCGAGTTGAGGTATTACAAAAATGTTTCCGGAATAGTTCTGGGGAAAAGGCTTACGATTGGAAACATAAGCACGATCGGGGATACCGAAATGTTTGACGTGCCGATTTTCAAGAGGTTTTTCGCCGGGGGCAGCGCGAGCATGAGGGGTTACTCATTTCAGCATCTGAGTCCTCTTAATCCGGACCGGGATCCTCTTGGGGGCAACTCCATGGTCGTGGGCAACGCCGAAATCCGCTTCGGGCTTTTTAGTAGGCTCGGGGGGGTGATTTTCTTCGATTACGGAAATGTTTATTCGGATAGCTTCGGTTTCAGTGCTTTTGACCTAAAGTACGCGGCCGGCGCGGGATTGAGGTACAATACGATAATCGGGCCGATCAGAGCGGATTTCGGCTACCTTCTAAACCCCGACGGAGAGGAGAGGAACGAAAGGTTCAAGATTTTTATAAGCATAGGGCAGGCTTTTTAG
- a CDS encoding aminotransferase class I/II-fold pyridoxal phosphate-dependent enzyme produces MDRPQYNFSLINRLPPYVLGVVNELKHQARARGEDIIDLGMGNPDQATPDHIVEKLREAVREPRNHRYSTSAGLPKLRLAITDWYKRKYDVDLDPDSEAVVTIGSKEGISHLMLSILSPGDMAIVPDPTYPIHTYSVIIARGDTHSCPMGEKEDLILSIEKAIKQVWPKPKVLILSFPNNPTTQVMDLDFFEKVCDLARETGLTVIHDLAYSELCYDGYKAPSIMQVKGAKDIAVEFYSLSKTYNMPGWRVGFMVGNPEIVSALKRIKSYLDYGIFQPIQIAAITALNGPQEYVDSIRETYRSRRDKLIESFARAGWEIPKPKATMFVWAQIPEEFAEMGSLEFSKLLIEKSKVAVSPGVGFGNYGEGFVRLALVENENRITQAARGVRKLFQDFHG; encoded by the coding sequence ATGGACCGGCCGCAATATAATTTCTCCCTCATAAACCGACTTCCCCCTTATGTGCTCGGCGTAGTCAACGAACTCAAGCACCAGGCGCGCGCCAGAGGGGAAGATATAATTGACCTCGGTATGGGAAACCCCGATCAGGCCACGCCAGACCATATAGTGGAGAAGCTCCGCGAAGCGGTTAGGGAGCCCAGAAACCACAGGTACTCCACTTCCGCCGGACTGCCCAAGCTTCGTCTGGCCATAACCGACTGGTACAAAAGAAAGTACGACGTTGACCTTGATCCGGATTCAGAAGCCGTCGTTACCATAGGTTCAAAGGAAGGCATATCCCATCTGATGCTTTCAATACTATCCCCGGGAGATATGGCGATAGTTCCCGATCCCACCTATCCCATACACACCTACTCTGTAATAATAGCGAGGGGAGACACCCACAGTTGTCCGATGGGGGAGAAAGAAGACCTGATACTCTCTATAGAAAAGGCGATAAAGCAAGTGTGGCCGAAACCCAAGGTGCTCATTCTTTCCTTCCCCAACAATCCGACCACACAAGTCATGGATCTTGATTTCTTCGAGAAAGTCTGTGACCTGGCGCGAGAAACGGGTCTTACGGTGATACATGACCTTGCCTACTCGGAGCTGTGTTACGACGGGTACAAGGCCCCGAGCATAATGCAGGTAAAGGGGGCCAAAGACATCGCGGTAGAGTTCTACTCCCTCTCCAAAACCTACAACATGCCCGGCTGGCGGGTCGGTTTCATGGTGGGGAACCCGGAAATCGTCTCGGCGCTCAAAAGGATAAAAAGCTATCTTGACTACGGAATATTCCAGCCGATACAGATAGCCGCGATCACGGCTCTTAACGGACCCCAGGAGTATGTAGACAGTATAAGGGAAACCTACAGGTCAAGAAGAGACAAATTGATCGAGTCATTCGCAAGGGCCGGATGGGAAATCCCGAAACCGAAGGCAACGATGTTCGTATGGGCGCAGATACCTGAGGAGTTCGCAGAAATGGGGTCGCTTGAATTCTCGAAACTGCTCATAGAAAAATCAAAAGTCGCCGTTTCCCCGGGAGTGGGTTTCGGAAACTACGGAGAAGGCTTCGTAAGGCTCGCACTTGTTGAAAACGAGAACAGAATAACTCAGGCAGCAAGGGGCGTGAGAAAACTTTTTCAGGACTTCCACGGTTAG
- a CDS encoding septal ring lytic transglycosylase RlpA family protein: MIWIRFAVLLAFFAVGCSFSSGLPRWESRDFHRPKSTDTIQYGKASWYGDKEHGKRSASGEVFNRNAYTAAHKELPFGTVVRVTNRENGRQVKVRINDRGPYIGDRVIDLSYAAAKSIGLIRSGVAEVKIEVLSTPSERSESLFVSLYTVQAGSFRSKAGANELKRKLSRVTDEEVRVESFAFEGDTYYRVRVGRFKKRKDAETLRVVLRKRGYSARIYVE, from the coding sequence ATGATCTGGATCAGATTTGCTGTTTTGCTAGCGTTTTTTGCGGTCGGTTGCTCTTTTTCTTCAGGTCTCCCGAGGTGGGAAAGCCGGGATTTTCATCGGCCAAAGTCGACGGATACCATACAGTACGGCAAGGCTTCCTGGTATGGGGACAAGGAACATGGCAAGAGGTCCGCAAGTGGCGAGGTATTCAACAGAAATGCCTACACTGCGGCGCACAAGGAGCTTCCTTTTGGTACCGTCGTACGTGTTACCAATCGCGAGAATGGCAGGCAGGTAAAGGTCAGGATAAATGACAGGGGTCCTTACATAGGGGACAGGGTGATAGATCTCTCATACGCGGCCGCGAAGTCCATCGGACTTATCAGAAGTGGTGTTGCGGAGGTAAAAATAGAGGTATTGTCGACGCCCTCTGAAAGGTCAGAAAGTCTTTTCGTCTCTCTCTACACAGTCCAGGCCGGCTCTTTTCGAAGCAAGGCGGGGGCTAATGAACTCAAAAGAAAGCTCTCGCGTGTCACGGACGAGGAGGTGAGAGTGGAATCTTTTGCCTTTGAGGGGGATACTTATTACAGGGTGAGGGTGGGCAGATTCAAGAAAAGGAAAGACGCCGAGACGCTTCGCGTAGTTTTGAGAAAGCGGGGATACTCAGCCAGAATATATGTTGAGTGA
- the panB gene encoding 3-methyl-2-oxobutanoate hydroxymethyltransferase — MMKKLRTTDFRKMKESGEKIAMITAYDATVAAIVDAAGVDVVLVGDSLGNVVQGLEDTLSVTLDEMIYHTKIVSRGVARAHLCSDMPFLSYQKSPEDAIESAGRLLKEGQAESVKLEINEEYVDTVYRIQKAGIPVVAHIGLCPQSVHVMGGYKVQGCLSGEREELLNLAKSCEQAGAFMIVIESVLSAVAGDITESLEIPTVGIGSGADCDGQVLVVNDMIGLTPEPLPKFVKKYAEVAETISDSTKKYVEDVKKGTFPSQEHSYG, encoded by the coding sequence ATGATGAAGAAGCTGAGAACAACTGATTTTCGCAAAATGAAAGAGAGTGGCGAGAAAATCGCCATGATAACGGCGTATGACGCTACAGTCGCCGCGATAGTGGATGCGGCGGGAGTTGACGTGGTCTTGGTCGGGGATTCTCTCGGCAACGTGGTTCAGGGTCTTGAAGATACGCTTTCCGTTACGCTTGATGAGATGATTTATCACACGAAAATTGTTTCAAGGGGTGTGGCGCGGGCACATTTGTGCTCGGATATGCCCTTTCTTTCCTATCAGAAATCCCCCGAAGATGCCATAGAGAGCGCCGGAAGGCTTTTAAAAGAAGGACAAGCGGAGTCAGTCAAGCTCGAGATTAACGAGGAGTACGTTGATACCGTGTATCGCATCCAGAAGGCCGGGATTCCCGTTGTTGCCCATATAGGGCTTTGTCCCCAGTCCGTTCACGTAATGGGTGGTTACAAAGTGCAGGGATGTCTTTCGGGTGAACGCGAGGAGCTTTTGAATCTTGCCAAGTCCTGTGAGCAGGCAGGCGCTTTCATGATAGTTATTGAAAGCGTTCTGTCGGCAGTGGCCGGAGACATCACCGAGAGTCTTGAGATACCGACTGTCGGAATAGGTTCTGGGGCGGATTGCGATGGACAGGTGCTTGTTGTAAACGACATGATAGGACTCACGCCGGAGCCGCTTCCCAAGTTCGTCAAAAAATACGCGGAGGTCGCGGAGACAATCTCCGATTCGACGAAGAAATACGTGGAAGACGTAAAAAAGGGAACGTTCCCCTCGCAGGAGCACTCTTATGGATAG
- a CDS encoding pantoate--beta-alanine ligase, translated as MDSAESLSVLNRPYEMKEVSDACKKARKKLGFVPTMGALHQGHISLIEKAVERADVTVASIFVNPTQFGPGEDFDRYERDYEGDIKKLEHCGVDYLFYPDVSDIYPGGFETTVSVGNLGNCLCGPFRPGHFDGVATVVLKLFNVVRPDFAVFGRKDYQQLKIIQKMVRDFDMDIEIVEMPIIREPDGLAMSSRNAYLSAEQRIRAAAVNKALREVGEKFKSGCDDCRILLSEANRVLRMAQINDIDYIEIRDPETLELRHRVVEGDLVALAVRVGDTRLIDNTVL; from the coding sequence ATGGATAGCGCAGAGTCGCTTTCCGTGCTTAACCGCCCTTACGAGATGAAGGAGGTTTCCGATGCCTGCAAGAAAGCACGTAAAAAACTAGGCTTTGTTCCCACTATGGGAGCTCTGCACCAAGGGCATATCAGTCTCATTGAGAAGGCGGTGGAAAGAGCGGATGTGACGGTCGCAAGTATTTTCGTCAATCCCACGCAGTTCGGACCCGGTGAGGACTTCGACCGTTATGAAAGGGACTATGAAGGCGATATAAAGAAACTTGAGCATTGTGGCGTAGACTACCTGTTTTATCCGGATGTAAGCGATATTTACCCCGGCGGCTTTGAAACCACGGTTTCAGTGGGAAATCTCGGGAATTGTCTCTGTGGTCCTTTCAGGCCGGGGCATTTTGACGGGGTGGCAACGGTTGTACTTAAGCTTTTTAACGTTGTCCGCCCGGATTTTGCGGTGTTCGGAAGAAAGGATTACCAGCAGCTTAAGATCATCCAGAAAATGGTGCGGGATTTCGATATGGACATTGAAATAGTGGAAATGCCTATAATACGAGAACCGGATGGACTTGCGATGAGTTCAAGAAACGCTTATCTGAGTGCTGAACAGAGAATCAGGGCGGCTGCGGTAAACAAAGCCCTGCGCGAGGTCGGGGAGAAATTCAAAAGCGGTTGCGATGATTGCAGAATTCTGCTTAGCGAGGCGAATCGGGTATTGCGCATGGCACAAATTAATGATATTGATTATATTGAGATAAGAGACCCAGAAACCCTTGAGCTCCGGCACAGAGTTGTGGAAGGCGATCTGGTGGCCTTAGCCGTTAGGGTGGGCGATACTAGGCTTATCGATAATACTGTGCTTTAA
- a CDS encoding aspartate 1-decarboxylase, with protein sequence MQRVLLKSKIHRVTVTDAELDYEGSLTLDRNLMDAADLFPYEEVHIFNLTNGHRFSTYVIEGLRGSNTVCVNGAAAHLARKGDCLIIADFAIYDEEQSKTHRPKLIYVDEMNNIISIKSGINGLKLATDG encoded by the coding sequence ATGCAAAGAGTACTCCTGAAATCCAAGATACACAGAGTTACGGTTACCGATGCCGAACTAGATTACGAGGGGAGTCTTACGCTTGATAGGAATCTCATGGACGCGGCGGATCTGTTTCCCTATGAAGAGGTTCACATTTTCAATTTGACCAATGGTCACCGTTTTTCGACTTACGTGATTGAAGGCCTAAGAGGTTCAAACACGGTCTGTGTAAACGGTGCGGCTGCACATCTTGCGAGGAAAGGCGACTGCCTTATAATAGCGGATTTTGCAATCTATGATGAAGAACAGAGCAAGACACACAGACCCAAGCTTATATACGTGGATGAGATGAACAATATAATCAGCATAAAATCCGGGATTAACGGTCTAAAACTTGCGACCGACGGGTAA
- a CDS encoding phosphocholine cytidylyltransferase family protein, protein MKAIILAAGRGTRLYPYTHDKPKCLLDIGNISILEHQINLIRDCGINEVVIVVGFGFERVEDFLRSYDGLGMRINTLYNPFYQSTNSLVSLWIARSEFDEDLVVMNGDDVYEIGVLDKALSVRDEKICLPIKKRPRYEREDMKVVVDDSRITKISKEISNGEASAESVGIRVFRDTGVELLKRAVEEEMRNPGAEGKWYISSIHRLISKGYKIKPLDIGELYWMDVDCPMDLFRARKQADNFLKKEYRVPSLLRVVDSSE, encoded by the coding sequence ATGAAAGCTATAATACTCGCAGCGGGAAGGGGAACTAGGCTATATCCCTACACTCACGACAAGCCCAAATGTCTTCTTGATATTGGGAACATATCCATACTTGAGCACCAGATAAACCTTATAAGGGACTGCGGCATAAACGAAGTCGTTATTGTCGTGGGTTTCGGTTTCGAGAGAGTGGAGGATTTCCTGAGAAGCTACGACGGCTTGGGAATGAGGATCAACACTCTTTACAATCCTTTTTACCAGTCCACAAACAGTCTTGTGTCTCTGTGGATAGCCAGAAGCGAATTTGATGAAGATCTGGTGGTCATGAACGGAGACGACGTCTACGAGATAGGGGTTTTGGACAAGGCGCTTTCGGTAAGGGATGAGAAGATCTGTCTTCCCATAAAAAAGAGGCCTCGCTACGAGAGGGAAGACATGAAGGTGGTTGTCGACGACAGCAGGATCACAAAGATCAGCAAGGAAATATCAAACGGTGAAGCTTCGGCCGAGTCGGTCGGCATAAGAGTATTCAGGGATACGGGGGTTGAGCTGCTGAAAAGAGCGGTTGAAGAGGAAATGAGGAATCCCGGAGCTGAGGGGAAATGGTATATATCCTCGATACACAGGCTTATAAGCAAGGGATATAAGATCAAGCCCTTGGATATCGGCGAGCTTTACTGGATGGACGTTGACTGTCCAATGGATCTTTTCAGGGCGAGGAAGCAGGCTGACAATTTCTTGAAGAAGGAATACCGCGTGCCAAGTCTTCTGAGGGTTGTTGACTCCTCTGAATAA